ACTACTGATTTACGAATAAACAACCCGAAGTCGGCCATGTTTCCTGGCTTTTGGTTTGCGCTTCACAACAATTTCAATATCCTGGTCAAGGGCAACCATTAGGAGCATGAGTTTTTCAAGAGAGAATCCTTTAAGCCGTCCATTCAGAATGGCTGAAACTTTTGGCTGAGTAATTCCTAAAAGCTCAGCCGTCTGAGCCTGTGAGAGGCGCCGCTTGTTGATAATCTGAGC
The sequence above is drawn from the Pseudomonadota bacterium genome and encodes:
- a CDS encoding helix-turn-helix transcriptional regulator, producing MEDIKLEKSSGNVFTDIGLDAPEERLAKSDLALKIAQIINKRRLSQAQTAELLGITQPKVSAILNGRLKGFSLEKLMLLMVALDQDIEIVVKRKPKARKHGRLRVVYS